In the genome of uncultured Celeribacter sp., the window GCTGGCCGCCTCTGGCAGTCTGTCGCGTCTGGTCTCTTTCGATTACGGCCAGCGTCATGCCAAGGAATTGGAGTTCGCGGCGCTTGCCGCCGAACGCCTGAATGTCCCACATCAGATCATCGACATGCGCAGGATCGGGGCGGCACTCACAGGCTCGGCGCTCACCGATGACATCGACGTGCCGGACGGGCATTACGCCGAGGAGACGATGAAGATCACCGTCGTGCCCAATCGCAATGCCATCATGTTGAGTATCGCTTTCGGGATTGCCGCCGCCGCAGGGGATGAGGCGGTCGCCACCGCCGTGCATGGCGGCGATCATTTCATCTACCCGGACTGTCGACCCGCCTTCACCGAGGCCTTCGAGACGATGCAAAGGGCCGCGCTCGACGGCTATGCCGACATCCGGCTCTCGACGCCCTTCGTGCATCAAAGCAAGGCCGACATCGTCACCGCAGGCGCCGCCGCCGGAACGCCCTTTGCCGACACATGGTCCTGCTACAAAGGCGGCACGCAGCACTGCGGGCGCTGTGGCACCTGTGTCGAGCGGCGCGAGGCGTTTCACCTTGCGGGCGTTCAGGACCCGACCGAGTACGATGACCCTGAGTTCTGGAAAGCGGCGATTTCACGCGCTTAAAACGCCAAAAGCAAAAGCCCCGCCTCTTTCGAGACGGGGCCTTCCCACCGATCCTCAAAGCCCCCCACGGGCGCGGATCACCTCACACCTTACCGTTCTTGCCCCGCCGCGCATCCGGGTGCAGCGCTGTGCCCAGAATATGCTCGGCCCTATGCACCACATGGCCGGCGTGGCCGACGATCAGCGGATCGGGCTCACCGATCAGCTCTTCGTCCTTGTCGGGGTAGTCGATGGTCATCAGGAAATGCTTCATGCATTCGATCCGGGCGCGTTTCTTGTCGTTCGACTTGATGATCGTCCAGGGCGCATCCGCCGTGTCCGTATAGAAAAACATCGCCTCTTTCGCCTCGGTATAGTCATCCCATTTGTCCAGCGAGGCCTTGTCGATCGGCGAAAGTTTCCACTGTTTCAGAGGATCGGTTTCGCGCGCCTTGAACCGGCGTTGCTGTTCGGCCTGGGTCACCGAGAACCAGTATTTGTAGAGCTTGATCCCCGACCGCGTCAGCATGCGTTCGAATTCCGGCGTCTGGCGCATGAATTCCAGATAATCGTTGGGACTACAGAACCCCATCACCCGCTCGACCCCCGCGCGGTTGTACCACGAGCGGTCATAGAGCACGAATTCGCCGCTGGTCGGCAGGTGTTCGACATAGCGTTGGAAAAACCATTGCCCGCGTTCTTCGTCAGTCGGCTTATTTAGCGCTACGACACGGGCATGACGCGGGTTCAAATGCTCCATGAAGCGCTTGATCGTGCCGCCCTTACCCGCCGCATCGCGGCCCTCGAAGAGCAAAACGAATTTGTCGCCGGTCTTCTGCGCCCAAAGCTGCGCTTTCAACAACTCGGCCTGAAGCGCCACCTTGGTGCGCTCATATTCCGTGCGGGTCATCTTTTTGCGATAGGGATATTTGCCGCTCTCAAAGGCCGCGCGAATCTTGTCCGGCGTCACGGTCGGGAAACTTTTCGGCCCACCATGCACAGTCGCCTCAGACGCAGCAGGCGCTGGCGTCGTTTCGGCGACAGGCTCAGCAACGGAAGGCGTATTGGCGGCGGGTTTCAAAGGCGTCGTCATGCGGGCATATCTCCAGTACGTATAAAATTTTATCTGGCAAACTGTGCGCTTGTCACTTCCCTGTTACATGAAAACCCTTTGCCTTTCCTTGATCTGAGGCAAGGTTTATCGGCCTTTCCCCTCTATCGCTTGCGCCTTTTGCGCTCGAATGGTCTAATCCTTGTCCAAACGAGAATAGTCCGAGAATCGAGCGCAATATGTCCGACGACCTTCTGGCCAACGGCCCTGACGAGTATGATGCATCTTCCATCGAGGTGCTGGAGGGGCTTGAGCCCGTGCGCAAACGCCCCGGCATGTATATCGGCGGCACGGACGAGCGCGCGCTGCATCACCTTGTGGCGGAAATTCTCGACAACTCGATGGACGAGGCCGTCGCGGGCCATGCCAACCGGATCGAGCTGATCCTTCATGCCGATTATTCCGTCACCGTCACCGACAACGGGCGCGGCATTCCGATTGATCCGCACCCGAAGTTTCCCGGCAAATCCGCGCTCGAAGTCATTCTCTGTACCCTCCACGCGGGCGGCAAATTCTCCGGCAAGGCCTATCAGACCTCGGGCGGGTTGCACGGCGTTGGCTCTTCCGTGGTGAACGCGCTCTCGGACCTGATGGTCGTGCAGGTCGCCAAGAACAAGGAACTTTTTGAGCAGCGGTTTTCCCGTGGCATTCCCGAGGGTCCGGTCGAAAAGGTCGGCGCCGCCCCCAACCGGCGCGGCACCTCGGTGAAATTCCACGCCGATGAGCAAATCTTCGGCTCGCATCGCTTCAAACCCAAGCGCCTCTTCACGCTGGCGCGCTCCAAGGCCTATCTTTTCTCCGGCGTTGAAATCCGCTGGAAAAGCGAGATCGACGATGGCGAGACGCCGACCGAGGCCACCTTTCACTTCCCCGGCGGTCTGGCGGATTACCTCTCTGAGACGCTCGGCACCTCGTCGACCTATTCCGAACGCCCCTTCGCGGGCGTGGTCGAATTCGGACCCCGCTTCGGCGTGGCGGGCAAGGTCGAATGGGCGATCAACTGGACGCCGTCGCGCGATGGCTTCCTCCAGTCCTACTGTAACACCGTGCCGACGCCCGAGGGCGGCACCCATGAGGCGGGCTTCTGGGCCGCGATCCTCAAGGGCGTGAAGGCCTACGGCGAGCTGGTCGGCAACCGCAAAGCCAAGGACATCACCCGCGATGACCTGATCACCGGCGGCTGTGCTCTCGTGTCCTGTTTCATCTCCGATCCTGAGTTTGTCGGCCAGACCAAGGACCGCCTCGCCACCACCGAGGCCGCGCGTCTGGTCGAAAACTCGGTGCGCGATCACTTCGACAACTGGCTCGCCGCCGATACGAAATCCGCTGGCGCCATCCTCGATTTTCTGGTGCTCCGCGCCGAAGAACGCATGCGCCGCCGTCAGGAAAAAGAGACCCAGCGCAAATCCGCGACCAAGAAACTGCGCCTGCCGGGCAAGCTCACCGACTGTACCTCGAAAGACCGCTCCAACACCGAGCTGTTCATCGTCGAGGGCGACTCTGCGGGCGGTTCCGCCAAAGGCGCGCGCAAACGCGAGACGCAGGCTTTGCTGCCCTTGAAGGGCAAGATTTTGAACGTGCTGGGGGCAGCGTCGAACAAGCTGACGTCGAACCAAGAAATCTCGGACCTCTGCGAAGCCTTGGGCGTCGGCATGGGCACGCGCTTCAACGTCGATGACCTGCGCTACGAGCGCATCATCATCATGACCGACGCGGACGTCGACGGAGCCCATATCGCATCGCTCTTGATGACGTTTTTCTACACCCAGATGCGGCC includes:
- the queC gene encoding 7-cyano-7-deazaguanine synthase QueC; protein product: MKTLVICSGGLDSVSLAYVLAASGSLSRLVSFDYGQRHAKELEFAALAAERLNVPHQIIDMRRIGAALTGSALTDDIDVPDGHYAEETMKITVVPNRNAIMLSIAFGIAAAAGDEAVATAVHGGDHFIYPDCRPAFTEAFETMQRAALDGYADIRLSTPFVHQSKADIVTAGAAAGTPFADTWSCYKGGTQHCGRCGTCVERREAFHLAGVQDPTEYDDPEFWKAAISRA
- the ppk2 gene encoding polyphosphate kinase 2 gives rise to the protein MTTPLKPAANTPSVAEPVAETTPAPAASEATVHGGPKSFPTVTPDKIRAAFESGKYPYRKKMTRTEYERTKVALQAELLKAQLWAQKTGDKFVLLFEGRDAAGKGGTIKRFMEHLNPRHARVVALNKPTDEERGQWFFQRYVEHLPTSGEFVLYDRSWYNRAGVERVMGFCSPNDYLEFMRQTPEFERMLTRSGIKLYKYWFSVTQAEQQRRFKARETDPLKQWKLSPIDKASLDKWDDYTEAKEAMFFYTDTADAPWTIIKSNDKKRARIECMKHFLMTIDYPDKDEELIGEPDPLIVGHAGHVVHRAEHILGTALHPDARRGKNGKV
- the parE gene encoding DNA topoisomerase IV subunit B, yielding MSDDLLANGPDEYDASSIEVLEGLEPVRKRPGMYIGGTDERALHHLVAEILDNSMDEAVAGHANRIELILHADYSVTVTDNGRGIPIDPHPKFPGKSALEVILCTLHAGGKFSGKAYQTSGGLHGVGSSVVNALSDLMVVQVAKNKELFEQRFSRGIPEGPVEKVGAAPNRRGTSVKFHADEQIFGSHRFKPKRLFTLARSKAYLFSGVEIRWKSEIDDGETPTEATFHFPGGLADYLSETLGTSSTYSERPFAGVVEFGPRFGVAGKVEWAINWTPSRDGFLQSYCNTVPTPEGGTHEAGFWAAILKGVKAYGELVGNRKAKDITRDDLITGGCALVSCFISDPEFVGQTKDRLATTEAARLVENSVRDHFDNWLAADTKSAGAILDFLVLRAEERMRRRQEKETQRKSATKKLRLPGKLTDCTSKDRSNTELFIVEGDSAGGSAKGARKRETQALLPLKGKILNVLGAASNKLTSNQEISDLCEALGVGMGTRFNVDDLRYERIIIMTDADVDGAHIASLLMTFFYTQMRPLIDQGHLYLACPPLYRLTQGAKRVYCLDEAERDMWLEKGLGGKGKIDVSRFKGLGEMDAKDLKETTMDPATRKLIRVTIDEDEPGETADLVERLMGKKPELRFQYIQENARFVEELDV